In Rutidosis leptorrhynchoides isolate AG116_Rl617_1_P2 chromosome 6, CSIRO_AGI_Rlap_v1, whole genome shotgun sequence, the DNA window agtttgaaccgaaaatcccttagctttggtaactgttaactgccagttataagaactggtgggcgcgagtagtagtatatggatccatagggcttgatatccccgtccgagctagagcactagccttttaacggacgtatgctatttgagaagcgtacacgttggtttgcgtgtattattaagatgattatacaaagggtacaaattatatatacgttaagtttagttaccagggtgctcaattttgtagaatattttgataaatgtttctggattgaacaactgaaatcttgtgatccacctttatatacagattatgcgcaacattaaaactatgaactcaccaacctttgtgttgacacttgttagcatgtttattctcaggttccctaaaagtcttccgctgtttgcttatatgttagacaagctatgtgcatggagtcatacatggcatatttttcaaggaaacgttgcattcaccaaatcatcaccatgtatcttattttgactgcattatcaatggaagtattattgtaaattattatttacagtgattgtctatatgtagaaatcatcagatgtcgaaaacctttgatttaaatattcatttatggtgtgccttttcaaaagaatgcaatgtttacaaaacgtatcatatagaggtcaaatacctcgcaatgaaatcaatgaatgacgtattgtccatatggatttggagcgatcgtcacacttactaatgcatcctaacaactatcagttagacacactcatgcaagacctggttcactaggaccaacgctctgataccaactgtgacgatcgctccaaatccatatggacgaacacgtcattcatcgatttcattgcgaggtatttgacctctatatgatacgttttgtaaacattgcattcttttgaaaaggcacaccataaatgaatatttaaatcaaaggttttcgacatctgataatttctacatatagacaatcaccgtaaataatagtttataatagtacttccgttgacaatgcagtcaaaataagatacatggtgatgatttggtgaatgcaacgtttccttaaaaaatatgtcatgtacgactccatgcacatagcttgtctaacatataagcaaacagcggaagacttataggaaacttgagaataaacatgctaacaagtgtcaacacaaaggttggtgagttcatagttttagtgtttcgcataatctgtatataaaagtggatcacaagatttcagttgtttcatccagaaacgtttatcaaaagtttgttaatagattctacgtaacagagcaccctggtaactaagctttaacgttataatgataaataccccattcgttttaatacacgcaaaccaacgtgtcctaaactcaaataacacacgtccgttaaaaggctagcgctctagctcggacggggatgtcaagccctatggatccatatactgttattcgcgcccaccagtccatattctatgtactggcagctactagttaccaaagctaagggattttcggttcaaactcagtgtagaattaagtatgtacttgtatccattgcgtttaaaataaatttcatgtattctcagcccaaaaatatatattgcaaaagcaattaaaaaggaagcaatgaaactcaccttagcagcatataaagttgttcaccaaaatgtgaccgaaactcggattatcaattaatcgtagatctcaacctacagaacatatgttggtcaataaatgtctattaagctaggtcaggtcatagtgtatcacaatcctaatgctcgagatcgacatataatagttatccaaagtcgtttcaaaaagtcaattttgacaatagtttaacaaaacgagacgtgccttatataaggattcatttactcggttggtaatatttaaaagttcaatttatcagtctcgtaaacaagttgtttaaatcttaattgcagattcaaaagcaatttcaattaacgtcaatcataattcagttgatcatatcttttaatccgttcatcgaaactattcgatatctaaatgaaaagttattgatttttcgccagctttccaaaaacatgcatatcatataccttttatcattaatatatgtatttacttcgtgattcatcataactgtttaacgacgaaatttagcatacaagcatgcataaatatatatactggagcactagacatggatacacaattaatatataaaagataaaatatgagtgtttacgtatcaatattgagattcaatattgtaggaaagtacgtagacgtaacggagataataaacactaggtttgacttgcgaatattacccacgaatattacccataacctccatagctataacccataatttccttagctctattccgctcgaaacccattttgaaagtgacacgttcataacctcgtcgtagtattttatgtataatactaataataacgatatctaaaaatactaataataataataagattaataattaataataataataataataataataataataataataataataataataataataataataatatagagggAGTACGAGATAGATAGAAGTGAAGAATGCATCATAAATCAGAAAAAcgatcgaatttatagatgtggccagatttcagaccccatgcgatcgcatggtttctgtgtgtaatggccatgcgatcgcatggcctaggattccagctcacaattttttgtatttttgtttgtcgacatatttattaataatatatataatatatataatttaaattaattaattatatattatattaaatttacgtgcatagttgacttgtaattttcattccgataagtcgtacgtcatcactcgacttatgtctcggttccagtttttcgaacgtcctttcgtatactaagaaaactggtactttacgtttcgcggatcgtacctttatcaaaatatagtcttaaattatccataaactataccactagaattgtaacttatacacttgagtgttttggtcatttacttctataaatcatcatctcgctatttgttaatatatatataataacaattcattttatgatcaagttaatattatattttatcgtattgttaaatatatattttcaatattaataaacacgtttttaaaatacatatcgcaagttatttatatatcttttAAGCAAAGTTCCAAATTACGTTATatgaacaaacactttaccatttattccgaataccgttaaatgaatgatttcccaaatcaacgtggacctcacaacagagacccgtaataatatcataattcttaagggacttaataaatatcttttaattcaatcgtttggcataatcttttaactccgtagttaaatatatcaataagataatcaaaccaataaggttaatgcaaagtatcgtttacttaacactttgttacgttttcaagttatagtatatgtatctatttacatataattgttcgcgaatcgtttagaacaatcgaagggtaattgaatagttcaaaattttgagattcagtttaacagactttgcttatcgtgtcagaaatattaaaccatatcgagaatttggtttagaataagtcaaaatttttcgggtcatcacacaaataCTATACATTCAGGCACATTTTGGCAATGCAATGGAAAAGCTATATGATCGGGCTCCGAATATGATGACAGCTCACTGCAGGAGCAATATAACAAGGTGAATACAGTGtttgttttcatttatgcaattttTGACTTTCTTTGACTGAAATACTTGATTACTAATTGTGTAAATTTATCATACGTATATCTGTAAGACTTGACTTTAAAAGAAGCTGAAACAATTACTCTTTCAATCCATAAGAATTGAAATCAACTTTTATGTGGCTTTATTATTTTCTTCATATTTTAGTGAAGTTTTGGTCTATTTGATAAATTTAATGTAGGTTTGCCCGTTGAATTATAATTGCAATTTTTTTTCCTCCATATGCCGGCATGTAATTCTCCGCCATGGATATCCATACGACATCGCTTCACAGAAAACGATCTCTCTATCACTCCATGGTAACTTTGACTATCTCGGTTATAATGTTTCAGTGCTGAATAAACAGTAATGATTACGAAAACTACTTTTTACACCCATCGTGCAACGTACGGGCTCCTAATAACATAGACGTACCATTTGGAGAAGGTTAGAGTGTTTGGCGGAGATTTTCGACAGGTGTTAAAGAAAAAAGAGAGGATATTGTAGCCGCATCAATAAACTCATCGTTTCCAGTTGGTTTGATTAATGAAGTTGGTGATGAAAAGACAAGCTTATCTACTTATCATCTTAACTAAATGGAACAGCCTGGCTTCTTACAACATGAAGTTAAAACTTATGATTGCGAAATTACCATACCGCGTGGTCGGGTATTAGTAAGTAAACATTCTTATCTTTATACTATTTAAACataatcatgaacacattttttattATCAAAGTTTTAACACAATATATTtatattgaatttttttttaattttttttaagatTTAACTAACAGTTTATTTTACAAATGTATCTTTTTTTTAGCGTCTTCCGAAAGAATTGATGCTACTTCCTGGACTACGAAGTGGAAAAATTGTTTCATGTTACAATTTAGCAAGGAAAAAATACAAATGGCGGTTGAAATAGGAAAATTCAAAGTCAAAGCCAAACCTTTCTGTTACGTACGGTTTTTATCATTTCAGAAAAGAAAATCGCTTAAAGTCGGGAACAAACTGCATATTCACCTACTATTTCGACGAACACGCTTTCTATCTATATTGATGTTTAGCACAATCATTTAAAAACTTCAATGCATTTGATGGATTGAAAAACATTGTTTGTTTAATTATCTACTATGATGTTTTATTTCAATGTTCATTTGTTATTGTCATCATTAACTTATGTTTTAATAGTTAGTGTAATTAGAGccatccgtgcaacgcacgggctctcaaAGTCTACTACTACTAATACTTCACAAATTTAAAGGTGATTTTTTGAAATCAAACTCACACACTAACACCAATTTTgtctataaatatatttaaaatctcCACCCTTGATCCACAACCTCTTGCTATTCATGCTTTCGACGAACACGCTTTCTATCTATATTGATGTTTAGCACAATCATTCAAAAACTTCAATGCATTTGATGGATTGAAAAACATTGTTTATTTAATTATCTACTATGATGTTTTATTTCAATGTTCATTTGTTATTGTCATCATTAACTTATGTTTTAATAATTAGTGTAATTAGAGCcattcgtgcaacgcacgggctctcaaAGTCTAGTACTACTAATACTTCACAAATTTAAAGGTGATTTTCTGAAATCAaactcacaacaacaacaacaacaacaacaacaacaacaacaacaaaacccaatccagCTAAATCAAACTCACACACTAACACCAATTTTgtctataaatatatttaaaatctcCACCCTTGATCCACAACCTCTTGCTATTCATGCTTTCGAAACGTATTTCGTATGACATTAACAATTACTCGTATCTATTATATCCAGGTCATGATCAAATCTTGGAAACACGATTCTATTTTTCTAATAAATCACACCTGATGATCCTATAATTCGATTGTGAATCATGCTTCAAAGCGTAATTCGAATCGCATGACCATGCTGGATCACATTAACCAGTGTCAATTTTTCTCCCGATTCTCATACAATTCCTCGCAAATTTCAAAACGTAAATCGAATCACATGATCATGATAACATACTACACTTTGTTATAGTCAAGTCTGCCATGACAAATATCGGAGCTACAAAGCTCGCCATCTGTATATGCGAGTTGAAACGACAATAAGAGTACTAATAAAAACTACAACTAATATGCGAATGCAACAAGCTTTGCATTCCAAACCTTAAACACGGATAATATTTTGCCAACCTTTAAAAGAAGGCAGCAGAGTAGACCAAAATGAATAGAAAAAATAACATTCACAGtattttatttgtaaaaaaaaaaaaaagaaaggacCCCACAATTCACACAAACGATTTCCTAGCACCCTTAGTACCTCTGTATTTCAGTGGGCTCCACACCAACTGTTTCCGTTGCAACGCGACAACCGTAGGATGCTTCGGTTTCCAAGACCCAACAGCAACTGAAGCCGGGCTACCCATAAGCCTACTGCTCCTCGGTGCATCGACAGGTGTCGCCTCAACAGCCATTGACCGAGATGACGATGCTTCCTTTGTAGATCCTCCTCCCAAAGGAGATTGCATCCTTTGAGCACGCCACATCCTTTGTGGGTCCCACACAAAGGATTGCCGGCCCACCACACGGTCATTTCTGACCGCCCGTGGAGCAGCGTTCGATCTAGTGATCGGAGTGGTCATCATGCTGGAGCTTGAAACGGGCTGAAAGGTGGCAACTGACGCCCGTCTTTTCGGCTTCAGAATTTGACTAGTCAACGGCTGAGTAGGTTTTACAGCAATCGACCCTCGCCTGGCCTGTAACAGAGGTTTCATGTTCATGTTTATGTTTGTTCCCCTTGAAAAATTCTCTTTGTTTTCATTCGTGACTTGTCGAGTAAACGATTTTGGATTCGGTTTAAAAGCGGGTGATGGATGATGAGGTGGCACGAAATTACTAATTCTTCGAAGCGGAAGTCTTGATTTTGAGGATGGGCCTAAAGGAGGTCTCTTTTCAGATATTGTGCTCAGACTTTGTCTTAAAGAGGAAAGTGCCGATTGTGAAGAAGCCACTGCAAGAGCTCGGTTTTCCTGTTTCTGCCTCGTTTTTCGCTCTTCAGCTAGCTGGTTTTCAAGATCACGAACCTATTCATATACACAGATAACAGTTACTCATTGTCCGTTAGATGTATAAGTAAAATAGCTAAGATGAGTTTTCATTATTTACATCCTAGATCACTTTTTTAAAGTAAAAAACGGTTTACTACTTTACTACAACTTAATTATAGACTGAACCATTTGTAACATATTGTAAACATGACCCAATTGACCCGTATAAATAATATCATCTGAGCCCATTTGCCCAACCTGCCACCCGCAGTAGTCAATGGTTTCATTGACTACTACACATATAGCTTGCAAGAGAATCTGTTTACCTTATCTTGCAGAGTTTTAGATATGTGTTCCCGTGTAGAAAGACGAAGTTGCAGAGACTGTAAATTATCCTGCAATGGTTTCATTATTTACATCCTAGATCACTTTTTTAAAGTAAAAAACGGTTTACTACTTTACTACAACTTAATTATAGACTGAACCATTTGTAACATATTGTAAACATGACCCAATTGACCCGTATAAATAATATCATCTGAGCCCATTTGCCCAACCTGCCACCCGCAGTAGTCAATGGTTTCATTGACTACTACACATATAGCTTGCAAGAGAATCTGTTTACCTTATCTTGCAGAGTTTTAGATATGTGTTCCCGTGTAGAAAGACGAAGTTGCAGAGACTGTAAATTATCCTgcaatttttttgtttctttttcatCGTGCTTTGCTTTCTCTGCCTGTTAAACATAAAAAGTTAAATAAATGAATTTTTAAACTTATAtaattaattgttttttttttctttcgaattTGATGTGTATTTGCAATGTCTACTTACCAGCTGCTTGTACTTTAAAAGCTCGGTAACGTCTGTTTGTTTGCGAGCAGGTCCATGTTCAACACCTCTTACACGACTTGCAAAATTTAGTGAGCAAATGGTTTCTCCCAAATCTGATGAACTTGGGCTAATTTGAACGAACATAAGAGTTTTACAATCACCACCTGTCCGATTCATAAGATCAAAAGTTAGTTCCTGACAGATTCAACAAATGGGGTACAAAAATAGTAAGTTATACATCAAAAAACCTCACCTAGAGAGCTCTGCAGGATATGAGTAAGCTTCGAATTCCTGATTTGGACAATAAGTAGACATGCATAAGATAATAGCTGACACTAGTAAGTAGTCGGTATATCGATGTATAACATAAGATTCTAAAAGCTGTATGTTTATAAAGTATATTATAATTTTATGATAAACCAATGTATTATATGTTTAAAGACACTTTATGCTACTTTTGACCAATCTTTTCAGCCAAGTTTAAAACTTTATCCCAAGATGAGAAAAGAAAGACCGAACTCGATCATAGTTTAAGATATACCTGTAAGGAATGTGAGATGTTTTTGATGCAAGAGCAGAAATAACATCTCCTAAAGCTGAAAGTGATTTATTAATAAACTGTGATTCCTTCAATCGTTCACCTTCAACCTCAGTCTTTCCTACACGCTCGCTTCCAGCCAGGTCTACAAGCCAAAGATGGCTTCTAGTTCTGTGTCCATTAACCAAGTTCTCCCCAAGAACAGTCACTCGCAATAAGCTGGATATAACAAAATTGcacaataactttaaaacttgaaaCTTTTTTAACATGGCTTAGCTTGAATAACAAAAAAAAAGGCTATGGTAATTTAATTTACCAGTGAGAACGGCTACTAAGCTCATTTGCATTGGTTGATCCAACAGATCGAACACGACTACCAGTCTTAAGCAACTCCCAAACTTCATCTGTCTTGTTCACTGGTACTTCAGATAGTCCAGGAACTTCTTGTGTTCCTTCAGCCGATTGTTTAATCTCCAATCTGCATATTCTTGATAGTTGTAAATTGTAGTTTTGTAATGTAATTGAAAGTACATATTAAGTATATGTCAAAAAGCTTACTTTTTTGCATGTTGGTCAGCATCATCAACCAACAGATCTTTTATCTTCTCATTATACACCTCCAACATGCTTACAAACAGTTGGTATTTCATAATATCACTCCTTTCTTCTGAAACCCTGAACAACTCCTCCAATGTACGGTAGTTAACTCCCCTGTTTTCAGCAGTTCCTTCCATTGTAAATGTCTTTCCAGTTCCAGTTTGCCCATAAGCAAAGATACACACATTGAACCCATCAAGTACAGACACCACCAGAGGTGAAGTTTGGGTAAAAACAGCATCTGCATACAAAGTACAAACACATAAACACAACAAAGAGAGTTTTCAAGATACGTAAATGAAAAGGAAGCAATCACAAATTCTGCAATTACCTTGGTTGTCTTCAGGTCTAAATATATGATCAAATTTAAATTGCTTTTTAGATGAATCAGCGCCGATGATCTTTAGCTCATTATCAAGAGCCGAATCAAAATCAACAACCGAAGTGCATCCTTTAGCTATCTCATCACTGTTTAATGGTCTACACCGACAATAAACCCTAATGTTTCCTTTAAGTTCAATCAATTCGTTGTACAAACGTCTTCTCTCCGAACACTCTAGACGGCATCTTCTCTCTGACCACAcataaataaaatacaataataacAAATTAAATAGCTTAAATGATGTACACTAAAAAACTCAGCAAACAGGGAGCACAATTGCGAAACTTACCAAGATTTTGTAAAAAATGTAAAAAAGTGAGAAATTCGGAGCCAGGAAAATGATCAGCAATTATACATTTTACGTCATTACGAAGTGATATATGTTCTTTCCTCAGATTCTGAAGCATAACAGATACATCATTATTTTGAATTGACATAAATAAAATTAATACATTATTATCATTTCAAATAATTTAAAGAACCAAAAGTAATCTTAAATTGTACCTTCACTTTATTGCTCAGTTTATTGAGTTTTTCAAATACAGGGAGGGTTTGTTGTTCTTGCTCAGATTGCAATTCACTATTACTATCAACGTTTTCCGAAACTGAAAAAAAGAAACAGATAACATCCAATTAGAAAATATTAAACAACAAAACTATTACGGAGTACAATTAGGGTTAAGAATTTAACCTGCATCCGAAATTGGGGATTCTGCTATGGCTTGATCAGGATCAAGTTTTAATTGCTTCATGTTCATAGTTAGAGTCTCCAATTCTTGAGATTTATCTAACAATTCGATTATTAGAGATCAATTGTACGCAATTCAAAGAATGCAAACCCTAAATTTATCAACTAATTAATAAAAGTTACCTGCCATGAATCGGCTTGTAATCGTACGATTATGGATTTATCCTAGAAATCTTCAACAAAACACGCAAGATTATACTACCGTAAGTAGAGGACGAATAAAAGAATCAGAGCgtatcaaatcaaataaatgagAAATTTTAAAACGGGCAAAAAGAAGTAGagtataaaaggggggttttgatAGATTTTGAATTTGAAGTAATCTGAGCCGTTGATTTAGATGATCAAATCATAACGGATATATAATTCATTAAGTGACGTGATATTTCGTTTTAGCCACTAAAGTTTGAGTACTTATTTATATTTCAGTGCTCAAATATTCGCGACTTTGTCTAATGATTTGGTAACGGCCTGAAGATTTCGAGTTTCCCTAGAGTTTCCCTAAAACATTAACATAATTAACTACGGTATTAACTATAAGTTCACAAATTTTATAAATCTATGTTTATAAAATGATTTGTACCAACTAAATAAAGATAGAGAAGCATGAGAGAAAAAATAAAATATGAATTGATTTTAAGACCACTCCCAACCCATCGTCAGTTTGCAAGGTCAGTCTTAAGTGAGAAAATTTGACGAAAACTAACGAAAATAGTGCAACTGCATTCCTTGGGCGTCAGATCCGTTAGTCACCATGGTGGCGGATTTTGTTGAGACGTGAGTTTTTTTGACCAAGGAATAAagtttaataatttaataaatatatattttaataattaatttattttttctcATCCCATTCCTAATTagattttaccacatcactcaACCCAATATTTAACACAAAAAGTGACACAACGGTTAAAAAAGTCAGAAACTGACATTGCCAAATCACATTCAGTTTGCTCTTTTTAGTCAAAAAGTGTACTAACTGACTCTGACATCACAGTCACGGTTAGAAATGgtctaaacatgtatatatattcaaaagttGTTAGTTTTTTAGGAAACTTGTATGAAAAGCTTTTTAAATTATGCGGATAGTTTATTTGATTTGTATCAAATTACTAATGTTGAATTTCAGCAAACGTTAATTTGGTGacgacttgactgtcgcttagagcttaaattgaatttcaaataggATTTAAAATCTATAGAAATTTGATTCCATTTTTCATAGTGTctcatctttttatttttttatattttattttatttatttttttaaatatttcatACTtaacaatctctttatccgtctaaCATATATAGTGAGAACTTCTATACTTTACACtccgggtggagaaatgacttctctttattctatgatagaagaaagattgtctacatcttacattTCCAATATCCTAGTaagattgggttttgttgttgtttttaTCAAATTAGTATTATGGTTCATTCGCATTTGTGACGTTCATAATCCTCAGTGATATTTACTTGTTACCAGGGccggtcaaactttggtcaaagttttTGCATACCCCGGGCGAAATGATTATAAAATGCCCCCAACAGTTACGCAAACATATATCTTTATGAGATTTAAACTATgggtattaatatttttatttcgaAATGATGCCCCTAACCGCGTGATGCCCCGGGCCGTCGCCCGCTTCGCCCATAGCCTTAGCCGGCCCTGCTTGTtacaacaatattcttcatcactaACACTCATTAaaaaattatgttaactattaaCATGTACCATGTCTCCCCCCTTCGTGTAATCATTTGATATATCCATTTCCATATCTCTTTCATTCACCATCTTCGTGTATAGGTATGAGACTTATCTTCACTTCTAATCCATCTCCCACTACATTTTAGGGTAGCTTTCTATGAAATGAATCAATTGTACGATTTATGCGCAAGGTACAACATGGCTAAGTTCATGTGAGCCTTTGAAGTCACACACATATATACCTAGacatcaatttataatatatatttgatatatggGAAAAGCTAACTTGTGCCTAACTTGTATCCTTAGGGCACAAGTTAAGAGTGGTTAATGAATTCAAAGTTTCCATCCATGTATATTATAAAATGTAATTAATATAAATGTAAATTTAGAAATTTGTgagtttaataatataattttcTAATATATATAGAAAGTTTAAGTAAAATAAATGAGGCTTAACTTTCTGCCTTAAACTTCTGCCCTTAAGGCATAAGTTAGCCAAACCCTAAAGGCTTTTAGTCCattaattaattagcccaagttcaAAATTTAAGCCTTAAAGGCTTTTATATATTTTGTTAGGATAAAAAAAAAATACTGAGTAtgattttaacctatatatatattattaaaagggGTTTTGTCGAATAGAGTTTTGATAGTAGCCGCATGAAACGAATACAAGGGTATTCGttaattttaattaaaatcaaGGGTTTTAACACATTCAGAAGGTGGCTTTGCTTTTGCCGTAAATCAAGAAAACAAGGCTAATTGTTTGTTTTGTTTTAAAAGTCAGACAACAAAACGACGATTAATTTAAAGAAAATGCTAGTTCCTTTTTCTTCTATGAGTTTCGTTGAACTAAAGCACAAGATGTGTGCTTGGTTGGTTGTGGTCTTGCACGTGAACAAAAGCAACAAAACAAGAGTGTTCGattgaataaataaataattaattgttGATTATAGTACATCCGTAGTGTGGATCAACCAAAAAGACGATCATACTTTTAATCGTAGGTTTTTCTCAATCAAATTGTCCTTATTAAAGAAAGGTTTAGTCTCCATCAAATTCGTGGTCTTCAAAAGAGGTACAATTCTATATTCATACttcatattattttattattaaccgTATAAATTATAATACATATGGATCCGGGCTTTGATGATTGTTTTATGATTAAAACGCTTCCGCTTTATTTGATCATTATTATATGCATGTGTACATATCATAATTGAGTAGaaaattgtttttattaaaaaccTTAAATCACCATCATCAATCCCATCGAAGATCTCAAATTTCTTTGCCTTGCCATCCAACGATGTATACCCGTCAAACAAGTCCTTAATAGGAGACATTTCATTCGGTTTAGATGATACGTGTCCTTGGTGTTTCGAGGAAACTGAATCAATAAAACATCTACTACTTCACTGCTCGCGAACACATAAAATATGGTCGACCTTATACATAGTCCTTTATGTATAACAAGAAGAGGTTAGTGTATTAGTACACCACTGAAAATTGGTGAGAATTATACATAGTCTTTGATGTTGGTGGTCGGCTGTCTTTATATTCCGGTCGGTTGCCTTTTTGTCGGTGGTCTATATTGAGGTCTTTCAGGCTGACTGTTGCATTCTTGAGAGTGGCCGGATTGTTTTCCGGCCTAGTTACTCCGGTAGGTTTTCGGTTGGCTGTCGGCCACCTTGTTT includes these proteins:
- the LOC139853594 gene encoding kinesin-like protein KIN-14S, whose translation is MSPIKDLFDGYTSLDGKAKKFEIFDGIDDGDLRIELLDKSQELETLTMNMKQLKLDPDQAIAESPISDAVSENVDSNSELQSEQEQQTLPVFEKLNKLSNKVKNLRKEHISLRNDVKCIIADHFPGSEFLTFLHFLQNLGKFRNCAPCLLKRRCRLECSERRRLYNELIELKGNIRVYCRCRPLNSDEIAKGCTSVVDFDSALDNELKIIGADSSKKQFKFDHIFRPEDNQDAVFTQTSPLVVSVLDGFNVCIFAYGQTGTGKTFTMEGTAENRGVNYRTLEELFRVSEERSDIMKYQLFVSMLEVYNEKIKDLLVDDADQHAKKLEIKQSAEGTQEVPGLSEVPVNKTDEVWELLKTGSRVRSVGSTNANELSSRSHCLLRVTVLGENLVNGHRTRSHLWLVDLAGSERVGKTEVEGERLKESQFINKSLSALGDVISALASKTSHIPYRNSKLTHILQSSLGGDCKTLMFVQISPSSSDLGETICSLNFASRVRGVEHGPARKQTDVTELLKYKQLAEKAKHDEKETKKLQDNLQSLQLRLSTREHISKTLQDKVRDLENQLAEERKTRQKQENRALAVASSQSALSSLRQSLSTISEKRPPLGPSSKSRLPLRRISNFVPPHHPSPAFKPNPKSFTRQVTNENKENFSRGTNINMNMKPLLQARRGSIAVKPTQPLTSQILKPKRRASVATFQPVSSSSMMTTPITRSNAAPRAVRNDRVVGRQSFVWDPQRMWRAQRMQSPLGGGSTKEASSSRSMAVEATPVDAPRSSRLMGSPASVAVGSWKPKHPTVVALQRKQLVWSPLKYRGTKGARKSFV